The following coding sequences are from one Desulfosporosinus orientis DSM 765 window:
- the hcp gene encoding hydroxylamine reductase: MSMFCYQCQETAKGTGCTIKGVCGKSENVVNLQDLLVYTLKGIAFYAVEARKLNILRPDIDKFIMESLFSTITNANFDKNRFVERIQAGLTLRDGLKQEIMQAGGTLPEVLPEAATWTGPVDEYAAKAALVGILATENEDIRSLRELLTYGLKGMAAYAEHAYTLEHQEAGIFAFMEKALAATLDDTLEVGDLVALVLEAGKYGVDVMALLDKANTSTYGNPELTKVNIGVRSNPAILISGHDLKDLEELLIQTQGTGVDVYTHGEMLPAHYYPAFKKYDHFVGNYGNAWYKQDKEFESFNGPIFLTTNCLVPPKDSYKDRLYTTGVVGFEGVKHIPDRADGKSKDFSALIAHAKTCPAPTEIETGEIVGGFAHNQVLALADKVVEAVKSGAIKRFFVMAGCDGRMKSRDYYTDFAKALPQDTVILTAGCAKYKYNKLNLGDIGGIPRVLDAGQCNDSYSLAVIALKLKEVFGLEDVNQLPISYNIAWYEQKAVIVLLALLHLGVKNIHLGPTLPGFLSPNVVKVLVENFGIAGITNVEDDLKIFMG, encoded by the coding sequence ATGAGTATGTTTTGTTATCAATGTCAGGAAACAGCCAAAGGAACCGGATGCACAATTAAAGGAGTTTGCGGCAAAAGTGAAAATGTGGTTAATTTGCAGGACCTTTTGGTCTACACCTTAAAGGGGATTGCCTTTTATGCCGTTGAAGCCCGCAAGCTGAATATTCTCCGGCCGGATATTGATAAATTCATCATGGAAAGTCTTTTCAGCACCATTACTAATGCCAATTTCGATAAAAACCGTTTTGTTGAACGAATCCAAGCAGGTCTCACCTTGAGGGACGGTCTTAAACAAGAAATTATGCAAGCTGGCGGAACTCTGCCCGAAGTCTTGCCCGAGGCAGCCACTTGGACAGGACCTGTGGATGAGTATGCAGCCAAAGCTGCTCTGGTGGGTATCTTAGCCACGGAAAATGAAGATATCCGATCACTCCGCGAACTCCTGACCTATGGACTGAAAGGGATGGCGGCTTATGCCGAACATGCCTATACCCTTGAGCATCAAGAAGCCGGGATCTTTGCCTTCATGGAGAAAGCCTTGGCTGCCACTCTCGACGACACCCTTGAAGTAGGGGATCTGGTAGCCCTCGTCTTAGAAGCCGGTAAATACGGCGTGGATGTTATGGCCCTCTTAGATAAAGCCAACACCTCCACCTATGGAAATCCGGAACTCACCAAGGTCAACATCGGCGTCCGCAGCAATCCGGCCATCTTAATCAGCGGACACGATTTGAAAGACCTGGAAGAACTGCTCATCCAAACTCAAGGCACAGGAGTGGATGTCTATACCCACGGCGAAATGCTCCCGGCCCATTATTACCCAGCTTTCAAAAAGTATGACCACTTTGTGGGCAACTACGGAAATGCTTGGTACAAACAAGATAAAGAATTCGAATCCTTTAACGGACCCATTTTCCTGACCACCAACTGCTTAGTGCCGCCTAAGGATTCTTATAAAGATCGCCTTTATACTACCGGAGTCGTGGGCTTCGAAGGGGTTAAGCACATCCCTGATCGAGCTGACGGTAAGAGCAAAGATTTCTCCGCCCTGATTGCTCATGCCAAAACCTGCCCGGCTCCCACGGAAATCGAGACCGGAGAAATCGTCGGCGGATTTGCTCACAATCAAGTCCTGGCCTTGGCCGACAAAGTCGTGGAGGCAGTAAAGTCAGGAGCCATTAAACGCTTCTTCGTCATGGCAGGCTGTGACGGCCGGATGAAGAGCCGGGATTATTACACGGACTTTGCCAAAGCTCTGCCCCAAGACACGGTGATCCTCACAGCAGGATGTGCCAAGTATAAATACAATAAGCTGAACCTGGGGGATATCGGAGGAATTCCCAGAGTACTGGATGCAGGACAATGCAACGACTCCTATTCCTTAGCCGTCATCGCCCTGAAACTGAAAGAAGTATTTGGCCTAGAAGATGTAAACCAACTTCCCATCTCCTATAACATTGCCTGGTATGAACAAAAAGCGGTGATTGTCTTACTGGCCCTCCTCCACTTAGGAGTGAAAAACATCCACTTAGGACCCACTCTTCCAGGTTTCCTATCCCCCAATGTGGTAAAAGTCTTAGTTGAAAACTTTGGTATAGCCGGTATTACCAATGTAGAAGATGATCTCAAAATCTTTATGGGCTAA
- a CDS encoding heavy metal-binding domain-containing protein: protein MILTTTPSIEGHKITAYLGVITGEAIMGANIMRDIFASITDIIGGRSGAYEEKLHDAREIALRELEERASRLGANAVVGIDLDYEVIGQHGSMLMVSASGTAVRME, encoded by the coding sequence ATGATTCTCACCACCACACCCTCAATTGAAGGGCATAAGATTACGGCCTATTTAGGCGTTATTACCGGGGAAGCAATCATGGGCGCAAATATTATGCGGGATATTTTTGCCAGTATCACTGATATTATCGGAGGGCGTTCCGGTGCCTATGAAGAAAAGCTGCATGATGCCCGGGAAATTGCTTTAAGAGAGTTAGAGGAACGTGCTTCAAGGCTGGGGGCTAATGCCGTTGTGGGAATTGATTTGGATTATGAAGTGATCGGTCAACACGGCAGCATGCTTATGGTCAGCGCTTCCGGCACTGCTGTTAGGATGGAGTAA
- a CDS encoding SGNH/GDSL hydrolase family protein yields the protein MKIVAMGDSLTEGYPYTRKESWVTYLEQELGCEMLNKGINGNLTRDMARRFKRDVLAFNPTHATILGGTNDAYAGYPLESVSSNLLEMVTMCQERGIIPILGMPIPILVPEEEALLSQYRNWVNDFAQSNGLIKLDFYTPFQKRVEADGGLGLYADEVHPNITGYQFMGEIASQELKAFLK from the coding sequence ATGAAAATTGTTGCTATGGGAGATTCCCTTACTGAAGGATATCCTTATACTCGAAAAGAATCGTGGGTGACTTATTTAGAACAAGAACTTGGATGTGAAATGCTTAACAAAGGTATCAACGGAAATTTGACCCGGGATATGGCCAGGCGTTTTAAACGAGATGTTCTCGCTTTTAATCCTACCCACGCTACCATTCTGGGCGGAACCAATGACGCTTATGCAGGATACCCATTAGAAAGTGTAAGTTCTAATTTATTAGAGATGGTGACCATGTGTCAGGAGAGGGGAATTATTCCTATCCTCGGCATGCCCATTCCCATCTTGGTTCCTGAAGAAGAAGCACTTCTCAGTCAATACCGGAACTGGGTCAATGATTTTGCTCAAAGCAACGGATTGATAAAGCTTGATTTTTATACTCCTTTCCAAAAACGCGTTGAAGCGGATGGAGGGTTAGGGTTATATGCGGATGAAGTCCATCCCAATATTACGGGATATCAATTCATGGGTGAAATCGCCTCTCAGGAATTGAAGGCTTTTTTAAAGTAA